The Dethiosulfovibrio peptidovorans DSM 11002 nucleotide sequence CAATCTAAACCGATGCTCGATTTCCGAGGGCTCGGATTCGAACCTGGTATATCGACAACCCATAAGCGACTCTCTGAAGAGCCTCAGGCTTAGCAGTGGGTGCTGAAGCCTGAGAAGGTCTATGGTGTGAGAACCTTCATAGACCCTGATCAAACCGTATACTGCCGCTATACTGCTGCACAGTTTTCTATATTGGTCCTGAAGCTCGTAGAAAAGCTTCTTTTCTCCTTCCATAGCGCGGATAAAGGCATCTCTCTTTTTCTCCAGAAGCCCTTTTCCAAAGGCTATATCCTTTATCCTGCTCGATACCTCTAGAAGTCGGTCTCTTGTGGCGGAGGACTGGCTCATCCTAACGCTCCCTCCGAGAGACCAAGTTCTGGGGCAGTTTAAAAAGCTCCTGATCCGGAAGGGCCCGAAGGGCTCTCCAAGCCTCCTCTAAGGAATCCTCCAGGTTACGATCTCCGCCTCTTTGGTCGATAAAATTCTCCTCGAAGGACCTGCCGAAGGCTATGTATCTGTGTTCTATCTCGGTCAGACCGTCGTCTCCGACTATGAGTCTAAGCTTGACGAGCTCCCTGGCCTTGGCATAGGCAGAGTAAAGTTGATCTGCCATAGCCCTGTGATAATCCACCGTCTGATCCTTGCCTATACCCTTATTCATAAGACGGCTGAGACTGGGTAAAACGTCTATAGGAGGAAAGATACCCTTATCGTGAAGGTCCCTTCCCAGAACTATCTGCCCCTCTGTTATGTACCCCGACAGATCGATAACAGGATGGGTCATGTCGTCGTCCGGCATGGTTATTATCGGTATCTGGGTTATGCTTCCATCGGAACCGTCTATAGAACCAGCTCTTTCGTACAGATCTGCTAGATCGGAGTACATATATCCGGGATAGCCTCTCCTGCCCGGGACCTCCTCGCGAGCGGCGCTTATCTCCCTCAAAGCGTTGCAGTAATGGAGCATATCGGTCATTACTACCAACACATCGTAGCCCTTTTGGAAGGCGAAATACTCGGCCACGGTGAGAGCCATCCTGGGAGTCAGAAGCCTTTCCGCCGCGGAATCGCTGGCCAGGTTTAAAAAAAAGACCCCCTTCTCTATCGCTCCGGTCCTCTTGAAGCTTTCGATGAAATACTGAGACTCCCTTTTCGTTATCCCCATGGCGGCGAAGACCACCAGAAACTGGCTGCTCTCCCTCACCTTGGCCTGACGGACTATCTGAGTGGTTACCTCGTTTGCCGGAAGTCCCGACCCAGCGAAGATGGGCAGTTTTTGCCCTTTGACCAAGGTATTCATCACGTCTATCGTCGATATTCCCGTTTGAATAAACGATCTCGGGCTACGTCTTCTGGCTGGATTTATGGGAAGTCCGGAAACCGGTATTCGATCCTCGCAGAAAAGTATCTCTTCGCCCCGTTCGTCTAGACCTCTGCCGTTCAGAATCTTCCCTATGAGGTTCATCCCGACCGGAACCTTGACGACGTCCCTGTCCATCCACACCGTAGTATCTCCGGTGGAAAGCCCCATGGCTCCGTCGAAAAGCTGTATGACACAGAGATCTCCCTCTATTTGAAGTATCTGGCCTTTCCTGGTCCGTTTTCCGTTTTCCACGGTCACGAGTTCACCATAGCCCCCTTTCTTCACTCCTCTGACGAAAAGTAAGGGGCCCGCTATACCCGCTATATTTCTGTAACCTTCTCTATAGAGTTTCATCTTCTACCTCCACGACGGAAGCCTTGAGCTTTTCCTCCAACTTGGAGATCCAGGACGAAAAGTTACGGTCCATCGATACCTCATCCTGTCCTCGAAGGTCGAGAAGGTCCCTGACCATAGGGAAATCAGATATAGCCTCGAGTCTGGCTCCCGATGACAGGGCACCAACCACCATATCGTCCAATCTCTTCAGATTGGACAAAAGGAAAAACTGCTTTTTCAAAGATGAGCTGGCATCGACATCGTCAAACGCATTTTGTTGGAGGTAGACCGATTTCAATATGTCCACGAACGACAGAATCCATTTATCCTTATCGGAAAGTCCATCTCTGCCGACCAACTGGACCAGATTTCTGAGCTCTCTTTCCAGGGCGAGACGCCCTCTAAGAAAGGCTTTTAGCTCGTACCACAGATCGGAAACCTCTTCTCGATAGAACCGCTCCATCTCCTGTTCGTAAAGACTGTAGCTTTGATTCCATTGAATGGAGGGGAAATGCCTCTGCTGAGCCAGAGCCTTATCCAAGGCCCAGAAGACCCCTGAGAGCCTCAAACTGGCCTGGGTGACCGGTTCGGAGAAGTCTCCGCCTGCGGGAGAGACAGCGTTGATAACCGTTATGGACCCCTCTCTCTCCGGAGATCCCAGAAGCACCGATCGACCGGACCTCTCGTAATATTCGGCCAGCCGGGTTCCCAGATAGGCGGGATATCCTTCCTCTCCGGGCATCTCCTCCAGTCGACCTCCGATCTCCCTGAGGGCCTCGGCCCAACGCGAGGTGGAATCGGCCATTATAGCCACGTTCAACCCCATATCCCTGTAGTACTCGGCCATGGTTATGCCGAGATAGACGCTGGCCTCCCTGGCCGCAACTGGCATATTGGAGGTATTGGCGATCAAGATCATCCTGTCCATCAGGGGAGCGTCCCTATAGGGGTCCTTTAGCTCCGGAAATTCCTCAAGGACCTCCGTCATCTCATTGCCTCTCTCGCCGCATCCTATGTATATTATTACGTCGGCGTTGCACCACTTTGCTATCGACTGCTGGGTAACCGTCTTTCCCGTGCCGAATCCACCGGGCAAGACAGCGGCTCCGCCTAGAGCGAGGGGGAACAGGGTGTCCAAAACCCTTTGACCGGTTATCAGTGGCCTATCCAGGTTCAGACGCTTCCCTACCGGACGAGATCTCCTCACATCCCATCTCTGGGACATGGATATATCTCCTCCGTCACAGGTCGCCAGGACGGTATCTACGGTATAGTCGCCCTCCTCTAAGATCGAGAGTATCTTGGAAGATCGAAAATCGGGGGGAGCCATTATGTGGTGTTCTACGGCCTCGCATTCCTCCACCGTCCCGACGACATCCCCCGATTCCACCCGATCTCCGACCTTGAGGAGGGGGATAAAATGCCAGAGCTTCGACCTGTCGACCGTAGGAATAGATCTTCCTCTCTCCAAAAAGGGGCCTTCTTTACCCAGCACCTTCAGGGGACGTCCGATACCGTCGAAGACCGAACCCAGAAGTCCGGGAGCCAGCTCTACCGAAAGAAGATTGCCAGAGAAGAAAAGAGGATCGCCCACCGCGATCCCGTCGGCATTTTCATAGACCTGAATGTCAACCGTGCCCTTTTGTATCCTAACAACCTCTCCCAATAGACGTTGACGACCGACATGAACGACCTCGTACATCGATACAGGAAAATCGACGCCAGCCCTTATGACCGGTCCTGCGATACCCCATATAGTGGATTCTCTTCTCATTCCATGTGCTCCTCTATATTCAACGTAGGTAAGGTGACCCAAAGGGGTTTTTCCATCCGCTCCAGTCTCGTCTTAAGGGCAACGGGAACTCTGTCGAACCAGCTTTCCTCGACGACGATACAGACCACGTCGTCTCTGTCCAACATCCTTGACAGACAGTCTCTTAGCATCTCCGGGGTCTCACATGATACCGGCTCCAACCCTAAAAGACTCCATAGGTCTATGAAGAGCCTGCGTCCCAACACTACAGTTCGCTGCGGATCCTCCATCGGCAGACCTCCTCTAAATTTTCCACAGGAGGGTACGAATCCTCTCCGGCGAAAGCTCTGCGGCCAACCCCACGGCCAACAGTTCCATGTTTCGCCACTCCACTATCTGGCGAGCCATATAAGCCATGGCAACTCCGATACCCATAAAACTCTTTCTTCTCTGGGATATCTGCCACCTGAAGAATTTATCCTGTAAGATTCGCCCGACCTCGGAATGTCTGTCTTCCTCCGATATAAAAACCTCCATCCACTGGGTGTTCCGCAACAGAGATTTTATAGTTTTGCTTTCCTCGAGACGATTCACGGACAACAAAGCTCCGCCGTCGAGATACTCTACAGGGAAGGCGGAATCTCCGCTGTTTCTCCTGAACCATATGAGAAGATTCCAAAGATCCACCGTCCGACCAAGGTAATCCTTGACCAGAGTGTAATTGTCGTTTTTCCTTTTGAGGGATCCGTAGCATATCGAGAGCAAGCCCTTTAGATAAATTCTCTCCGCTATAGCCAGATTTTCAGACGATTGAAGCACATCCAATGCCTCGGATAAGGCGAAGGCCGCAGGAGATCCTAGACGGTAACACAGCTCGATAGCCTCCGCTACGTGGTTCCCCTCTCTCCATATCTCGTCGAAAAAATCTCCGCCAAGAAACCCATAATCGTGCCATTTAGGAACTATAACAGGAGCTCTATCGCTGTGATACTTTCTTATCAGAGCCCTGCCGTTATATATATCGGCCCTTATGGATATGATCGGCATCAAGATCTTCCCCTCTTCGGGGGACCAGTTTTTCATTTTACGAAATTTCTCCGCCGATCCTGCCGCCATAGACCTCTTTATGCGCTCTAAAACCGACGTCTCCGAGGTGGCTAACTCCTTACGATAGTGGGATGAATAAGGGCTCGAAAGGAAGATCTGTTCCAACTCTTCCAAATTTTTGTCCGCCATACCGTAAAAAAAGGAATAAGGGTAGAAATACCCCCATTCTCCTCCGAGCCTCGCGTTAAGATAGCCGTAGTCGTCCCCGAACGTCAGGGTGTCTTTCCATGACCTCATCAAACCGGACAGCCAGCTCTCCGATCGCCCTTTGGAAGACCTTATCGAGCCTGGATCTGAAGGTATTGTCAACTACGGCCCCTCCTTCTCTGTCGACTGCTACACAGCCTCCCCAACCATCTTCGTCGAGAGGCAACGGAGCGCGACCGTCGCGGGAAAGGCAATCCACTAAAGAGGGGGATACCGAGAAAGATGCATCCTCTCCCAAAACGGACAAAGCCTCATCGGTTAAAGCTTCCACCGAGGCTCGATAGTCACTCTCGGATATCGTCAATGAATCCAGTCGTTTTTCAAGAGCTATTCTCACCTTCTTTGCAAGCTCTCTTTGGATATCCTCGACGGCTCTCTGCATCTCTCCCCTTAGTTTCAGCCTGGATTCTCGCCTCATGCTCTCGATCTTCCTTCGCTGCTTCTCCCTCATATCCTTCATCAGGGATTCGACCTCTCGCCTGCGAAGAGCTATCATATCGGCGATGCGATCCTCTATCTCCGATCTCTTTCTTTCCAGGCGTTCCTCCCCTTCCTTACGGATAGAAGAGAGAAAATCCTCCAGATCGGATCTATCAGAGACGGCCATCACGCAAACTGAATAATTAGCATTATGGCCACGACGAATCCCAATATAACCATCGTCTCGGGAATCGCCTCCAAAATTATCATCGTTCCCGCGGTCTCCGGCTTTTCCGCTATAGTGCTGGCAGCGGCACTTCCTATTTTAGCCTGAGCTATCGCGGTAGCAAACGCAGGCAGGCCAACCGCCAGAGCAGCAGCCAGGGCTATCATCGCTTTTTCCAATTGAAACTCCTCCTTCTTTTTTTTGCGAAAGGACGATATTCGGTGTCCCCGCCACTGTAAAAGGTACCCATAAACTCTACGTAGTGAAGCCTGGCGGAATGCAACCCCGACTCGGCCGTCGCCAAAACGAAATTTAGCAGATGTATCGCTAAAGCGATAAAAATCCCTAAAAAGGAAACTCCCAACACATCGACGAACTTGGACGCAACCATGGCCAATATGGCCGAGGAAAGACCGATCGCACCTATCCTCACATAGCTGAGGATGCTGCCGAAAGAGCTCATAGATTCGACAAGCCCTCCAACCCCGCCTCCGGCTATCAACAATATCAGGCCGATCGCCAAGACGATCATAGATACGGAGAAGAAGCTCTGGGGTATAACCCCTTTAGTGGCACACAGAGCTCCAATCATAGAGAGGATTATCACCATATTCCCTCCACGCTCCATCCACACGTGGTGAGACCTATTCTTGATCCCCTCTATGACGCCCAACGCCAACCCCAACAATATATGGGCCAGCCCCAAGGCCACTGAGAAAGCCAGGACGGGAACGACCGCATGAGACCTCTCTACCACCAAGGGCTCTATGCCGAAAATACGGTGAGCTACGTCTCCAAAATATTCTCCGTAGATTACACCCCAGATAACGCTCCAAAAGGCCATGGTCAGCAAAACGAATGCCCCGTCGGCTACCATCGGATTGCTTGTCCTCTTTCTTATCCACCAGGCCAACGATGCCAAAATAATCCCATAACCGGCATCCCCTATGATGCATCCTGCAAAGAAGGGGAAGAATATGCCTATCATCACCGTAGGGTCAGTGCCTCTATAGCTCGGAGGTGATACCAGCTTCAAAAATATCTCGAAAGGCTTGAATAAGGTGGGATTCGATATAGCAGTGGGTACCACCTGCCATTCATCGGAGGTAGGATATCGCCAACGAACCATGACGTCGTCACCGAAGACTTTTTTCAGTTTTTCACACAGGAGGTCTCGCTCGTCCTCGGGAAGCCAGCCCTCCAACATGAAGGCCTCTCCCATATCCTTTCCCCTTTGTTCGACGACTAGCTGCTCGAGTCTCTCGTCTATTAATATGAATAAAGCTCCTAGACGAATTCCCCATTGAGCCCTAACACTGGAGAGAGTTTCCTCTATGTAATCGCAGGCTTTTGGACTCTCGTTCAACTTTTCGTCCACGTACTCTATACATCGGAGCAATCCCATACCGGGTTCACATCCCGGAGGAGTCCAGGAAACGAGACCCTCCGATTCCAGGAATAGATTGACCGGCCCCCTATATTCCAGAGGGACCCCCACGGCCAGAAGGCTCTCTTTTTCTCTTATATGAAAGACGTGATGATGAAGCTCGGGGACAGGGCCCCTTCCACTATGGTCGGATACGAGGAGGGATTGAATCTCTGATAGGATCTTAGGAATCTGCTCCTTTCGAAGCCACCATATCGACACATCTCTGTTCGCCTCGTTTTCTGACTGCACGAAGGATCTGAAATGCACAGATATATGGCTGGCTCCCTTAAGTTTATTCCTAAGACGTCGAGCTTCCTCCCTCTGTTCCAGAAGGCTGGATAACTCCTTTTTGAAATGGTCCAGACTTTCGTTCGTTTCCTCTATCATCTGAGAAAAAGGCAAGGTCAAATTCTGGCCGAGGTCGTTTAGATCCTCGTCCCTTATTTCTTCCCAACTATCCCATTCAAGGGATTCGACCATACCCAATAGTTTGCTCCGGAGGAGACGCAGAGAGTCTGCTTCCTCATCGGTTATCCTGACGGCCTCTCCATGCTCCACGTGCAAAACTCCCTGATCGTGAAGAAAAGAGACGATCTCTCTCTGCCTTGAGGTCAACCCCCATATGGCGACTCGGATCATCTTACGGATCAAGAGCAATCCTCCTTTTCGGGAAAAGCGATCAGGGAAAAGGCCTCATCCACGATATCCTCAACCCTGCAATGGGAGAGATCTTCCCTCAGTCTCTCAAGAACTTCGAAGTTTTCAGCGCGGCCCCGCCTTTCCTCATCAAAGACCTCGGCCTCCATTACAGCAAACTCCTCCCCCAACAAATCTATAGTTCGGTCCGCCATCTCCTTCAGCCTCGACTTGGCCTTGTCCAGCTCGGCCTCTATCTCTTTCTCTTTTTGGGCCAGCTCCGTCGCCAACTCCATCCTGCTTTGCTCCAGTCGATCGTTTTCGACGGACCATGTAGCCGAGGAGAGAGAATCGACGGGATTATCTTTCCGGAGAGACACCTTCTATACCGCCTTCCATCAGAAACTCGCAAAAAGCACCTCTGTCGATTATCCCTATAAACTTGCCTTCTTCGGTCACGGGAAGACGTTTGAATTTCTTTCTGAGCATCATATCCGCAACGGTCATTATGCTCGTATCGGGAAAGACAAAAACGGGGTCTTTCTGCATAAAATCCTTAACCAGGTCGTTCTTCATAGCTCCAAAACGCTGAAAAAGCAGGTTCTCCTCGTTTCCAAAAAACGTACTTTGAGCCAATATCTCAAGGTAGGTCGGAATGGTTGGCTTCAGGATATCCGACTCAGACAGGTATCCGACCAACCTCCAATCGTCGTCTATAACGGGAAGACCGGACAACCCATGAGAGTACAGGACGTGGATGGCGTCGAAAACGCGGTCTTGAGACATCACCGCCGTGAGATCTCGGCTCATAATGTCTTCAGCTATGATGGTTTTCATTTTTTCCCCTCCAGCCGGAGAACCCTATCTTCTCCAATAGAACGGAGAATACAAACAACACCAGAGCGACATCCTGGCGCAAACGCCAGGGTTCCTGAATAAGTCTATAAAGCCATTCCAGACCGCATTTTTGCCACAAAAGAGGAGCCCTTCTAAGCCTTCCAGATATGACGTCGAAGCTTCCTCCGACCCCGACCCCTACGACACCGTCCATCTCGGGAAGATTACGGTTCAGCCAGACCTCCTGTTTGGGTACGCCCAAAGCAGTAAATAGGAGCTTAGCCCCCGAACTCCGGATACTCTGCAGGATATCTTGATCCTCCGAATCGTTGAAATAACCGTCACGATAGCCCACTACTTTCAAGCCTGGATAAAGTCGCTCCAGCTCGACGGCGGCAGCGGATACGACCTCGGGCTTACTTCCCAGCAGATAGATAGGCCAGTTCTCCACTGCGGCAAGGCGGCACAATCCATGCATAAAATCTATGCCAGCCACCCGCTCGACCACCGGCACTCCCAAAAACTTAAGAGCCCAGACCAATCCGGCACCATCGGGCAGGGTAAGCCAGGCTGAATCCGCAATCTCTCTGTAGAGAGGGTCTTTTTTAGCCCTGTAAAAAGACAGGGCATTGGCAGTCACTATCATAGCAGACGGAGCCCTGGACAATAACCTTCCCCTTACCTTGGAAAGGGCGTAATTCATTGACATTCCATCGACCCGGACTCCCCAAAGACCGGTTCTAGCCCTGCTTTTCGAACCTCTGAGACAGGAGACCACTACTGCGGTAGACACAGCCAAAAGGGATAAAAACGCAGGTCTGGTGGTATCGTTTATGCCTATCTGCACGAAAGATACTACCGTACCGATCAAAAGACAGAGGAAAGTGACGAACTTGACCGCACCGGGATGGTCCACCCCTCTGTCCATCATCCTGTGATAGATTGACACATTGCCCCATTTCCCCAGGGGAACCGCATGGCTGACCAGATACAGGGATAGCTCCATCATCGGAAGAGCGTAGAGCCCCATCGGTA carries:
- a CDS encoding V-type ATP synthase subunit D, yielding MSQSSATRDRLLEVSSRIKDIAFGKGLLEKKRDAFIRAMEGEKKLFYELQDQYRKLCSSIAAVYGLIRVYEGSHTIDLLRLQHPLLSLRLFRESLMGCRYTRFESEPSEIEHRFRLDMDPALSSLYIEELLFLLEQAESMLWRYITLRSKIQAFERELRKTNLKINTLEHSLLPSLSEEKKKILEVLSERERQERYTIKKLTGKKKRR
- a CDS encoding V-type ATP synthase subunit B; the encoded protein is MKLYREGYRNIAGIAGPLLFVRGVKKGGYGELVTVENGKRTRKGQILQIEGDLCVIQLFDGAMGLSTGDTTVWMDRDVVKVPVGMNLIGKILNGRGLDERGEEILFCEDRIPVSGLPINPARRRSPRSFIQTGISTIDVMNTLVKGQKLPIFAGSGLPANEVTTQIVRQAKVRESSQFLVVFAAMGITKRESQYFIESFKRTGAIEKGVFFLNLASDSAAERLLTPRMALTVAEYFAFQKGYDVLVVMTDMLHYCNALREISAAREEVPGRRGYPGYMYSDLADLYERAGSIDGSDGSITQIPIITMPDDDMTHPVIDLSGYITEGQIVLGRDLHDKGIFPPIDVLPSLSRLMNKGIGKDQTVDYHRAMADQLYSAYAKARELVKLRLIVGDDGLTEIEHRYIAFGRSFEENFIDQRGGDRNLEDSLEEAWRALRALPDQELFKLPQNLVSRRER
- a CDS encoding V-type ATP synthase subunit A; the encoded protein is MRRESTIWGIAGPVIRAGVDFPVSMYEVVHVGRQRLLGEVVRIQKGTVDIQVYENADGIAVGDPLFFSGNLLSVELAPGLLGSVFDGIGRPLKVLGKEGPFLERGRSIPTVDRSKLWHFIPLLKVGDRVESGDVVGTVEECEAVEHHIMAPPDFRSSKILSILEEGDYTVDTVLATCDGGDISMSQRWDVRRSRPVGKRLNLDRPLITGQRVLDTLFPLALGGAAVLPGGFGTGKTVTQQSIAKWCNADVIIYIGCGERGNEMTEVLEEFPELKDPYRDAPLMDRMILIANTSNMPVAAREASVYLGITMAEYYRDMGLNVAIMADSTSRWAEALREIGGRLEEMPGEEGYPAYLGTRLAEYYERSGRSVLLGSPEREGSITVINAVSPAGGDFSEPVTQASLRLSGVFWALDKALAQQRHFPSIQWNQSYSLYEQEMERFYREEVSDLWYELKAFLRGRLALERELRNLVQLVGRDGLSDKDKWILSFVDILKSVYLQQNAFDDVDASSSLKKQFFLLSNLKRLDDMVVGALSSGARLEAISDFPMVRDLLDLRGQDEVSMDRNFSSWISKLEEKLKASVVEVEDETL
- a CDS encoding V-type ATP synthase subunit F encodes the protein MEDPQRTVVLGRRLFIDLWSLLGLEPVSCETPEMLRDCLSRMLDRDDVVCIVVEESWFDRVPVALKTRLERMEKPLWVTLPTLNIEEHME
- a CDS encoding V-type ATPase subunit, giving the protein MRSWKDTLTFGDDYGYLNARLGGEWGYFYPYSFFYGMADKNLEELEQIFLSSPYSSHYRKELATSETSVLERIKRSMAAGSAEKFRKMKNWSPEEGKILMPIISIRADIYNGRALIRKYHSDRAPVIVPKWHDYGFLGGDFFDEIWREGNHVAEAIELCYRLGSPAAFALSEALDVLQSSENLAIAERIYLKGLLSICYGSLKRKNDNYTLVKDYLGRTVDLWNLLIWFRRNSGDSAFPVEYLDGGALLSVNRLEESKTIKSLLRNTQWMEVFISEEDRHSEVGRILQDKFFRWQISQRRKSFMGIGVAMAYMARQIVEWRNMELLAVGLAAELSPERIRTLLWKI
- a CDS encoding V-type ATP synthase subunit E, with translation MAVSDRSDLEDFLSSIRKEGEERLERKRSEIEDRIADMIALRRREVESLMKDMREKQRRKIESMRRESRLKLRGEMQRAVEDIQRELAKKVRIALEKRLDSLTISESDYRASVEALTDEALSVLGEDASFSVSPSLVDCLSRDGRAPLPLDEDGWGGCVAVDREGGAVVDNTFRSRLDKVFQRAIGELAVRFDEVMERHPDVRGRLRLS
- a CDS encoding ATPase, yielding MEKAMIALAAALAVGLPAFATAIAQAKIGSAAASTIAEKPETAGTMIILEAIPETMVILGFVVAIMLIIQFA
- a CDS encoding V-type ATP synthase subunit I, with translation MIRKMIRVAIWGLTSRQREIVSFLHDQGVLHVEHGEAVRITDEEADSLRLLRSKLLGMVESLEWDSWEEIRDEDLNDLGQNLTLPFSQMIEETNESLDHFKKELSSLLEQREEARRLRNKLKGASHISVHFRSFVQSENEANRDVSIWWLRKEQIPKILSEIQSLLVSDHSGRGPVPELHHHVFHIREKESLLAVGVPLEYRGPVNLFLESEGLVSWTPPGCEPGMGLLRCIEYVDEKLNESPKACDYIEETLSSVRAQWGIRLGALFILIDERLEQLVVEQRGKDMGEAFMLEGWLPEDERDLLCEKLKKVFGDDVMVRWRYPTSDEWQVVPTAISNPTLFKPFEIFLKLVSPPSYRGTDPTVMIGIFFPFFAGCIIGDAGYGIILASLAWWIRKRTSNPMVADGAFVLLTMAFWSVIWGVIYGEYFGDVAHRIFGIEPLVVERSHAVVPVLAFSVALGLAHILLGLALGVIEGIKNRSHHVWMERGGNMVIILSMIGALCATKGVIPQSFFSVSMIVLAIGLILLIAGGGVGGLVESMSSFGSILSYVRIGAIGLSSAILAMVASKFVDVLGVSFLGIFIALAIHLLNFVLATAESGLHSARLHYVEFMGTFYSGGDTEYRPFAKKRRRSFNWKKR
- a CDS encoding CBS domain-containing protein, encoding MKTIIAEDIMSRDLTAVMSQDRVFDAIHVLYSHGLSGLPVIDDDWRLVGYLSESDILKPTIPTYLEILAQSTFFGNEENLLFQRFGAMKNDLVKDFMQKDPVFVFPDTSIMTVADMMLRKKFKRLPVTEEGKFIGIIDRGAFCEFLMEGGIEGVSPER
- a CDS encoding WecB/TagA/CpsF family glycosyltransferase codes for the protein MRDLTLVGVWMLFALWTGDSEIRAVVGMALLGSIVGMVQHTSPNKKLSWLFGVVGLFFALVGPRISFVGMPGGQYLYLSSYSSILMTALWVTVFPLLFQRLDDIPGLAGHLLGVSFSLTLLISSISGQQVGDAFLMSLAGVSFVAVFWSRLGHNYRQLGKPLSSFWGMLVAGASLVGVTKGVTFTTLMVIPMGLYALPMMELSLYLVSHAVPLGKWGNVSIYHRMMDRGVDHPGAVKFVTFLCLLIGTVVSFVQIGINDTTRPAFLSLLAVSTAVVVSCLRGSKSRARTGLWGVRVDGMSMNYALSKVRGRLLSRAPSAMIVTANALSFYRAKKDPLYREIADSAWLTLPDGAGLVWALKFLGVPVVERVAGIDFMHGLCRLAAVENWPIYLLGSKPEVVSAAAVELERLYPGLKVVGYRDGYFNDSEDQDILQSIRSSGAKLLFTALGVPKQEVWLNRNLPEMDGVVGVGVGGSFDVISGRLRRAPLLWQKCGLEWLYRLIQEPWRLRQDVALVLFVFSVLLEKIGFSGWRGKNENHHS